In Alteromonas sp. V450, the following proteins share a genomic window:
- a CDS encoding fused response regulator/phosphatase, whose product MKILIVDDEFINRALLANILFNAGYKDCIEAKNGREAIALFNEERPDLVLLDVVMPNMSGYDVAAKIRHITDDGYLPILFITALEDNESLVRCIEVGGNDFATKPFDKHILIAKIRAHLKIRSLSQHVESQNQRLSIFNQRVAREHAIVEHIFSHAIVNDSNVLAYFDTLLQPAETFNGDLFLCSASPSGGIYFIVGDFTGHGLASAIGALPVTRAFQELSRLGVSIPEIVSELNTILIDFLPSDMFMAAVIGEINAAGTSINLWQGGMPAVIVPANTDRNLRMYTSQHMALGILEEHELNTDCNTVRLMPNEQLLICSDGLIEGQNDSGEILLEEGLAQIVRMQMQQDGAVSANALYNRVAQYSDNTKFTDDVTIVVFTSRPIALQSAIQTELGLFAVHEVTLNAEHLKQPGILQRVLNLIGQGESVQSVRSIFYTVLSELFNNALEHGILNLNSTLKATESGFSQYYQEREEKLASLHKGQISIRIEALPTQNQVKLTVEDSGEGFQWNPAASSRPDLSYGRGLSLINALCDKIWFEHGGSKITCLLSTKAH is encoded by the coding sequence GTGAAAATCCTCATTGTCGATGATGAATTTATAAACAGAGCACTGCTGGCCAATATTCTTTTTAATGCAGGGTATAAAGACTGTATTGAAGCAAAAAATGGTAGGGAAGCCATCGCGTTGTTCAATGAAGAGCGCCCCGATCTCGTTTTATTAGATGTGGTGATGCCAAATATGTCTGGTTATGACGTTGCAGCTAAAATACGTCACATCACCGATGACGGATATCTTCCTATCTTGTTCATTACCGCGTTAGAGGATAACGAGAGCTTAGTCAGGTGTATTGAGGTTGGCGGAAACGACTTTGCCACAAAGCCATTCGACAAACATATTCTCATTGCAAAAATAAGGGCGCATTTAAAGATTCGTTCTCTCAGCCAGCATGTTGAAAGTCAAAACCAAAGATTGAGTATTTTCAACCAGCGCGTTGCAAGAGAGCATGCCATTGTTGAGCATATATTTAGCCACGCCATTGTTAATGATTCAAACGTACTGGCATATTTTGACACGCTTTTGCAGCCTGCAGAGACGTTTAACGGCGATTTATTTTTGTGTTCAGCGAGTCCTTCGGGGGGGATCTATTTTATCGTTGGTGATTTTACCGGGCATGGCTTAGCGTCTGCAATTGGCGCTCTGCCGGTTACGCGCGCGTTTCAAGAACTCAGTCGCTTGGGAGTGTCGATACCAGAAATTGTATCTGAATTAAATACTATCTTAATCGATTTCCTGCCTAGTGACATGTTTATGGCTGCGGTTATCGGTGAAATTAATGCAGCTGGCACTAGCATTAATCTGTGGCAAGGCGGTATGCCCGCAGTTATTGTGCCTGCGAATACCGATAGAAACCTGAGAATGTATACATCTCAACATATGGCACTTGGTATTTTAGAAGAGCATGAACTAAATACCGATTGCAACACTGTACGATTGATGCCGAATGAGCAGCTTCTGATTTGCAGTGATGGATTGATTGAAGGACAAAATGACTCGGGCGAAATCTTATTAGAAGAAGGGTTGGCACAAATCGTTAGGATGCAAATGCAACAAGATGGCGCAGTATCAGCAAACGCGCTATACAATCGAGTCGCTCAATATTCCGATAACACTAAATTCACCGACGACGTTACTATCGTGGTCTTTACCTCGCGTCCCATTGCGTTGCAAAGTGCTATTCAAACTGAATTGGGATTGTTTGCTGTGCATGAAGTAACGCTAAACGCTGAACACCTTAAACAGCCAGGCATCTTGCAACGCGTACTAAATCTTATAGGTCAGGGAGAAAGCGTGCAAAGCGTTAGGTCAATCTTTTACACAGTGCTTTCAGAATTGTTCAACAACGCATTGGAACACGGCATTCTCAACCTGAACTCAACGTTAAAGGCAACTGAAAGTGGATTTAGTCAATATTACCAAGAAAGAGAAGAAAAACTTGCGTCCTTACACAAGGGGCAAATTAGTATTCGCATAGAGGCTTTACCGACCCAAAACCAAGTTAAGCTGACAGTAGAAGACAGTGGAGAGGGGTTTCAGTGGAATCCGGCCGCTTCATCTCGGCCAGATCTGAGCTATGGTAGAGGTTTATCTCTAATCAACGCTCTGTGTGACAAAATATGGTTTGAGCATGGAGGTAGCAAAATAACCTGTTTGTTAAGCACGAAAGCACATTAG
- a CDS encoding TerB family tellurite resistance protein, whose product MLKSLLALFEDSRTQQKPAYTLELATAALFCEVINADYEVTQTERAEYEKQLRKHVSIDEETLKTLLKQGEEKAESAVDLVQFTQVIVRQCSAEERIQIIKSLWAIAYADRSLAPLEESTVRQIAELLYVPHSQFIKTKLEVLDNTVSEEK is encoded by the coding sequence ATGTTGAAATCTTTATTGGCATTATTTGAGGACAGTCGGACGCAACAAAAGCCTGCGTACACACTAGAACTTGCTACTGCTGCTTTGTTTTGCGAAGTGATTAATGCAGATTATGAAGTAACTCAGACAGAACGTGCTGAGTATGAAAAGCAACTTCGTAAACACGTGAGCATTGATGAGGAAACGCTAAAAACCTTGCTAAAGCAAGGAGAGGAAAAAGCGGAGTCTGCTGTTGACCTGGTTCAATTTACCCAAGTTATTGTCAGGCAATGTAGCGCCGAGGAGCGTATACAAATCATCAAAAGTTTGTGGGCTATTGCGTACGCAGATCGATCACTCGCCCCATTAGAAGAAAGTACCGTCCGACAGATTGCTGAACTCCTATACGTCCCTCACAGTCAATTTATCAAAACTAAGCTTGAAGTCCTCGATAATACTGTGTCAGAAGAAAAATAA
- a CDS encoding bifunctional diguanylate cyclase/phosphodiesterase: MFRTLRFPIGLCIAILMAVLAIAVVAVTRINHNQAVTEIAKQNTLTESNMLASLLANAMLRNPNDTSLFSEIFQVVRENRHIGFAALYNTNDQIIAQYKREGWLSKENRLFLPSSPQETPFGVSQYQTIIVSHKTIGNSLDPSGHLILYVDAAETGYVSLSRYLLEQVSVILLIWLACTTLCFFVLNRFITSLASLRQFTQDVFESKDYALRSSLSAENEIGQLAQNINNLLETIEVELLINFEQNQTLIDQQETMSRLANFDSLTGLPNRQFVLDNLRLELARAKRNEEDLLLLFFDLDGFKGINDSLGHETGDLILIEVADRTQKLLRDGDLFARLGGDEFLVLPDRDVTPESAQRLANRLINAFEEPFELRGLSLTVGLSVGIAKASDARYDLSELMSNADLAMYRSKAKGRGSFTLFTPDMVESHKRKLHLANGIEKGITENEFVVYYQVKVNSSGVVIGVEALIRWQHPELGLVMPNEFIPIAEKGGKITAITRWMIKRVCIDMPALKQWGGRHLRASVNLSGHDLRNAALFDYIYSTFQAFDTNPENVEFEVTESAYLENFALSNKFFKRVGNMGCAIALDDFGTGYSSLSYLTQINIDTLKIDRQFVMEIQTSERSRLVTGAIIDLAKRLSLLVCAEGIENKEQWHYLMEHGCDHVQGFFFSKPVPLEDLLTTPTTIS, translated from the coding sequence GTGTTTAGAACGTTAAGGTTTCCAATAGGACTGTGTATTGCCATCTTAATGGCTGTCTTAGCTATAGCGGTTGTTGCAGTGACGAGGATAAACCACAACCAAGCAGTGACTGAAATTGCCAAGCAAAATACATTAACTGAAAGTAACATGCTTGCATCGCTTCTTGCTAACGCTATGTTGCGCAATCCGAATGACACCAGTCTTTTTTCTGAAATTTTTCAAGTGGTGCGAGAAAATAGGCATATCGGGTTTGCGGCACTGTACAATACCAATGACCAGATAATTGCCCAGTACAAGAGAGAAGGTTGGCTTTCGAAGGAGAACCGCCTATTTTTGCCGTCATCACCACAGGAAACGCCGTTCGGTGTTAGCCAATACCAAACGATAATCGTATCGCACAAAACAATCGGTAATAGTCTCGACCCCTCGGGCCATCTTATTCTGTATGTTGATGCCGCAGAGACAGGTTATGTCAGTTTATCGCGCTACTTACTGGAACAAGTTTCTGTCATTCTGTTAATTTGGTTAGCGTGTACAACCCTTTGTTTCTTTGTTTTGAACCGCTTCATCACTTCACTAGCTTCTTTGAGGCAATTCACTCAAGATGTCTTTGAGTCTAAGGATTATGCATTGAGGAGTTCGCTCAGTGCAGAAAATGAAATTGGGCAACTCGCTCAGAACATCAACAACCTTTTAGAAACAATCGAAGTAGAGCTTCTTATCAACTTCGAACAGAATCAAACGTTGATTGATCAGCAAGAAACTATGTCTCGGTTGGCCAACTTTGACAGCTTGACAGGTCTTCCTAACCGACAGTTTGTACTAGATAACCTTCGATTGGAGCTTGCGAGAGCGAAAAGAAATGAAGAAGACTTGCTGTTGTTATTTTTCGATTTAGATGGCTTCAAGGGTATTAATGATTCGCTTGGACATGAAACCGGAGATTTAATTCTCATAGAGGTGGCAGATAGAACACAGAAACTGCTGAGAGATGGGGATTTGTTTGCTCGACTCGGCGGTGATGAGTTTTTAGTTTTGCCGGATAGAGATGTGACGCCTGAATCAGCGCAACGGTTAGCAAATAGACTCATAAATGCTTTTGAGGAACCATTTGAACTAAGAGGTTTGTCGTTAACTGTTGGATTGAGTGTTGGAATAGCCAAAGCGTCTGATGCGCGATACGATTTGTCAGAGCTCATGAGTAATGCAGACCTTGCGATGTATCGCTCAAAAGCAAAAGGGCGAGGTAGTTTTACTTTATTTACGCCTGATATGGTCGAATCTCACAAGCGAAAGTTACACCTTGCTAATGGCATTGAGAAAGGGATAACTGAAAATGAATTTGTTGTTTATTATCAAGTAAAGGTCAACAGTAGTGGCGTCGTCATCGGCGTAGAGGCATTAATCCGATGGCAACACCCTGAGTTAGGGTTAGTAATGCCTAATGAATTTATTCCAATAGCGGAAAAAGGCGGCAAGATAACGGCAATTACGCGTTGGATGATAAAGCGTGTTTGTATTGACATGCCTGCGCTCAAGCAATGGGGGGGACGTCATTTAAGAGCTTCTGTGAATCTGTCTGGGCATGACTTGCGAAATGCGGCGCTTTTTGATTACATTTATTCTACCTTTCAAGCCTTTGACACCAACCCAGAAAATGTCGAGTTCGAAGTGACAGAAAGTGCATATTTGGAGAACTTCGCCCTTTCAAATAAGTTCTTTAAAAGGGTGGGTAATATGGGCTGCGCAATTGCACTTGATGACTTTGGAACCGGCTATTCTTCGCTTAGTTACTTGACGCAAATTAATATCGACACACTCAAAATAGACAGGCAATTCGTCATGGAAATACAGACATCCGAGCGCAGCCGCTTGGTAACTGGCGCTATCATCGACTTGGCCAAACGGTTGTCTTTGTTGGTATGTGCAGAAGGAATAGAAAACAAAGAACAATGGCACTATCTCATGGAACACGGTTGCGACCACGTTCAAGGGTTCTTCTTCAGTAAGCCGGTACCGTTGGAGGACCTTCTAACAACGCCGACGACCATCTCATAG
- a CDS encoding calcium-binding protein, which translates to MMKRLEKIFLILCTIAAVQAVSVADAHADAAKTLMGQLDTNNDGVISLKEAVRHTALLRNFGLIDDNEDGQLSEDELAKSDLTPGNEKLTANKSLR; encoded by the coding sequence ATGATGAAACGTCTCGAAAAAATATTTTTGATTCTTTGCACGATTGCAGCCGTTCAGGCGGTATCCGTTGCAGATGCACATGCTGACGCAGCGAAAACTTTGATGGGACAATTAGATACCAACAATGATGGTGTTATTTCCCTCAAAGAAGCAGTAAGGCACACAGCATTACTCAGAAACTTTGGTTTAATAGACGACAATGAAGATGGGCAGTTATCGGAGGACGAGTTAGCAAAGAGTGACCTCACGCCAGGTAACGAAAAGCTGACTGCCAATAAATCATTGCGGTAA
- a CDS encoding sensor histidine kinase KdpD gives MLQLGSLRQLTLGSFLLALIPLIALLWQSQSDLAKVGQMTMLETRFVVDVVGDMQRLDNAVVDVERSIRQYTVLRNEKVALLSDSAIEQFAVAAENLCQALSVPAVCAKLSEQLSQLSEYRTIEDQLLLNAYLASVNDSVELLREDVEQAIVNRVKVQQNDLSAMQAKQAWSTAMLVSVSLLLILLGSQLIVNPVNNLKKIIRIMAREDGELPPLSRQAPKELIDVEKDLHWLYERLQQLEHIRTALLRHAAHELKTPLASIKEGCSLLSENVVGDLNKAQREVLSLLSASTQRLNTLVEKLLDYNLLLQQAKPKFQECDPKRLVAACLEDYALAIQDREVAVNINVETVRVDEELFRRILDNLVSNAVAHGAIGRPINISLYSESSRIVLDVANRGKRIAPESVKTLFEPFIRGTEPRNDNVIGTGLGLSIVADCARLMHGDVQVVDIDYADVCFRVTIPQ, from the coding sequence CTGCTGCAGTTAGGTTCATTAAGGCAATTGACGCTGGGTAGTTTTTTACTTGCCCTTATTCCTCTCATTGCGCTGCTGTGGCAAAGCCAAAGTGATTTGGCTAAAGTTGGTCAGATGACGATGCTAGAAACCCGATTCGTCGTTGATGTTGTGGGCGATATGCAGCGTCTTGACAACGCGGTGGTCGATGTTGAGCGAAGTATTAGACAGTACACTGTGTTGCGCAATGAGAAGGTCGCGCTTTTGTCAGATAGCGCGATAGAACAGTTTGCCGTTGCAGCTGAAAATCTTTGCCAGGCATTATCGGTACCTGCGGTATGTGCAAAGCTTTCCGAGCAGCTGTCACAACTTTCAGAATACCGCACAATAGAAGACCAACTTTTACTAAATGCATATCTTGCTTCTGTTAACGACAGCGTGGAGCTTCTTAGAGAAGACGTCGAGCAAGCCATTGTGAACCGCGTAAAAGTACAACAGAATGATCTCAGCGCAATGCAAGCTAAGCAAGCATGGTCAACGGCGATGCTTGTTAGCGTTTCTCTCTTACTTATCTTGCTCGGTAGCCAATTAATCGTTAATCCGGTAAACAATCTCAAAAAAATAATTAGAATAATGGCTCGTGAGGATGGCGAACTGCCGCCGTTGTCTCGCCAAGCGCCAAAAGAATTAATAGACGTAGAGAAAGACCTTCATTGGCTATACGAACGCCTGCAACAGCTTGAACACATACGCACCGCCCTTCTTAGACACGCGGCGCACGAGCTCAAAACGCCTCTGGCAAGTATTAAAGAAGGGTGCAGCTTATTGTCTGAGAATGTTGTAGGCGATTTAAACAAGGCGCAGCGCGAAGTGTTATCTCTTTTGTCCGCTAGTACGCAACGATTAAATACATTGGTAGAGAAACTTTTAGATTACAATCTGCTACTCCAACAAGCTAAACCTAAGTTTCAGGAATGTGATCCCAAACGGCTTGTTGCAGCTTGCCTTGAAGACTATGCATTAGCCATTCAAGATAGAGAAGTCGCGGTGAATATCAATGTTGAAACCGTGAGAGTTGATGAAGAGCTTTTTAGACGCATACTCGATAACTTGGTGTCAAACGCTGTCGCACATGGCGCCATTGGCAGGCCGATAAACATAAGCCTCTATAGCGAATCAAGTCGCATTGTTCTTGACGTTGCCAATAGGGGAAAGCGCATAGCGCCAGAGTCGGTGAAGACACTTTTTGAACCTTTTATTAGGGGCACTGAGCCGAGAAACGATAACGTAATAGGTACGGGGCTTGGGCTATCCATCGTTGCTGATTGTGCACGTTTGATGCACGGCGATGTTCAAGTAGTGGATATAGACTACGCAGACGTTTGTTTTAGAGTAACGATCCCTCAATAG